The Candidatus Omnitrophota bacterium DNA window GGATAACGCTCTACCATATACTCAAAAGTCTGCCGAGCCTCGGAGTATCTATTTAATTGTAATAGGCTTAAACCTTTCAGATAATTTAATTCTTCGCGACCATGCGCTCCGGCATCGATCAATTTTCCGGCTTCGGCAACGACCCTATCGTACTTAGCCTCCATAAATAATTTCTCGACCCCCGCGAGGCTCTCTACGCCAGTCCGCGCGTAAGACAGATTAATAAAAGAGACCGTTATGATAATTGTAAAAACTACACTCCTTATCTTCATTTCACACCTTTCTTTAGAGCGGTAAGCGCCTTTTCATGCCTTCTTTCTTTTTCTTCTTTTGACACATCATCTTTCAATAAATGGGACTTTGCCGGAGGCCGGGGCGAGTATTTAAATACAAACCCACCCTCGAAACCGCATTTTTTTATCACTTTTAGTGTATCATTAAAATCTTTTTCGGTCTCTGATGGAAATCCTACGATTATATCAGTTGTTACAGAGCCTTTCGGAACATATTTTTTGAATAATTTGATTACGTCCATATACTTTTTTTGTGTATATCCGCGATTCATAAGTTTTAATACCCTATCGGATCCGGACTGAAGAGGAAGGTGAAGGCGCTTATCCACTTTTTTTAGCCTGCCGATAGCCTTAAATAATTCCTCCGAAGCGTCCTTTGGATGGCTCGTCATAAATCGTATAAGTTTGATACCTTTAATTTTATTCAACCTCTCAAGTAATTTAACAAAACCCGAATACGAATTTACGTTCTGCCCTAACAACATGACTTCGGTAAATCCGCGCTTTGCCAGGCCTTCGATTTCTTTTACAATATCCTTTTGCTCCCTCGAGCGCTCTCTGCCGCGCACATATGGCACTATGCAATATGAACAAAAGTTGTTACATCCCTCGCCTATCGAAACAAGTGCCTTCGGCTTAGTATCACGATATCGAGGATTAAGCTCCGGCCTCTTCTCGCTTACTTTATCAATAGCGACTATGGGGCACCTGTGTTTCAATATATTCTTCACTATTCCAGGGAGGTCGCCTTCATTGCCGGGCCCGCAGACAAAATCAACAAGCGGGATATTCTCGAGGAGCTTTTCCTTATAACTCTGGGCGGTGCATCCCATAACGCCGATGACAAGCTCGGGCTTCTTCTTTTTAAGTTTCTTCAATTGCCATATGTTATTAAAAAGACGTTCTTCGGCATGCCCTCGGACCGAACATGAATTAAATATAATGACATCGGCATCCTCCATAGAAGATGCCTTGCGAAAACCTTCTTTAATCAGAATGCCAAGCACGAACTCCGAATCCCGGACATTCATCTGACATCCGAAGGTTTTAATATAAACTTTATTCTTATTCATAGCTGGCATATATCAACCCTGCCCCACAACAGTAATCGTATTTGCGCCAAACTCAACTAAATCTCCTGAGCGAAGTTTGCGGCGGATACGTGATTCAACTAGTCCGTTAACTTTAACTGCACCCGCCTGTATCTGTTGCTTGGCTTGGGCGCTGTTAATAACGAGTTCCAGCAGCTTTAAGAGATTATCCAGCTCAATAAATTCAGTCTTTAGTTTAAATTCCATTTAATTTTTGCAATCCATGAATTAAGGTTAAAATGGGGTGCTTTGATATCATCCGCGGCCCCGCGTATTTCATAACTGCGGTAACCTTGGCCCTCATAGACGGGTTATAACAATGTATGGCGCACTTTGAACATGCCGGCTTATCTTCACCAAAAGGGCATCTATCAAGACGCAGCCTTGCATAACCCAGGAGACCGGCGCATTCTTGACAAAGATTCTCCCCCGATTTATGGCGACCGGAACAGTATATCCCGATCATTGCTTCGATAGTCCTCTTTTCTCTATCCATCTTGGAAAAGCTTTTCTTCTGTCTTACCATTAGGGTAACATCTCGGCTGCATGATGCGCGGCAGCCAGTTGACGGCTATTCAGGCGCTGTCGAGCTATCCACTGCTGACGCACAACTTTTAAGACTGCTCCTTATTCCAGGAATAATAAGAGGGCCATCACCGAAACCCCTAATATTATCGCGACAAACTGGCCCAGGGCGTGCGATATTTTAATACCGCAGCTTTGATGTAACTCAGGTATGAGATCCGAGCCGGCAATATATAAAAAGCCTCCGGCAGTCATTGGCATAAGTATAAGAGTGTAGTCCTTCATATATTTTCCGACCAGAAGAGAGATCAATACGCCGACAATCGCGCTAAGCGCGGAAACGAAATTAAACCATAGCGCTTTTTTTATCGAAAGCCCTCCATGTATAAGAACGCCGAAGTCGCCTATCTCCTGCGGTATTTCATGCATGATAACCGCCAGCGTCGTGGCGACTCCTATGGGTATACTCACAGAAAAACTCGCGCCTATGATCATTCCGTCTACCAGATTATGAACGCCGTCGCCGATAAGATTCAGGGCAACGACAGGATGCATGTGGTTTTGCGATGTGGGGACATGGCAATGTCTCCAGCGGATGAATTTTTCCAAAACAAAGAATATGAGCATGCCTGCCATAATATAAAGAGATGTCGCAAGGCGTATACCGAGGCTTTCAAAAACTTCGGGCAAAAGATGGATAAAGACATCGCCTAACAGTCCCCCCACGGCAAAACTCACCAAAAAAAGAGTCATCTTCTGCAACCACTCTTTTTTCAGGGAAAGCGTGAATACTCCGATCAAGGAGATTAAGCCGACTAAGACCACGCTGGCGATGCTATATATCCATACATTCATAAACTCTGCTCCATAATATGCTATTCATCCAGATGCGAATTTACATAGGACGAGAACATATCCTTTACTCTTGCGGGCAGCACCACGCCTATATCCTGGTCTACAACCGCGCGTGCCATCTCCCGGACGATAGTTGAGTCCGACAGATCTTCTTCGCAGACATATATCGTCTTGCTCTTATTTACATAAAAGGATGAGACCTCTCTGGCCTTATCGAAAATATTGTAGTACTCTTCGTCCAGCTCTTTTTTTGTTTTGAATATCTTTATATTTATGCGTAGGTCCGGATACATATCGAGAAGCTCCTTCGTCCTTATGAATAACATATCCAGCCTGTATGCTATCTTTTCGGATGAGCTTCTCACGTTATCCGGATAAGAATTGCGGCCGTACGCGGAAAGTATCCTCGTCCTCAATTTCCTCTCTATCGATTTTAAGTCATCCTGCGGGAGATAATATACGGTAAAATAAGCGCTCTTAAATGTGCCCCAGCTCTGCGAGCCGGACACATCCGCATATCCGATCTGGCCGGTATCATTCATCTCTAATGACGTGCTTACGCTGTTTATATATTCGCTCAATAACGGCATATGGCTGAAAGATGCCCATGCTATTAGCGCCACGCCGAAAAAACCTTTTTTCATAAAATTATACCTTGAATTTCTCCGCAACCTTCTTTAGATCTTTCGATTTTGACTTGGCCAGTTCAATATTATTGGCGTTCAAAGCTGACTCTATATCATCGGATATCTTCTTGATACCGGCAATGTCATGATCCAGGGCTTCCACCATTACGTTAAGTCCGTTGGCGAGAGATTTCATCTCATCGCCCTTGCGCAGGCCAAATCTGATCTTAAGATTACCGTTTGATATTTCCTTAATATCCTTCTCAAGACGATACAAAGGACCGGCTATTCTATGCGAAGTGATAAGCGCGACCGCTATCGTGGCCAGGCCGAGCGATACTATGACTATCGCACCCGACAAAAGGACACTCGGTAGAATAAAATCCGCCGTACTCTTTATAACCAGGCGGGAATTTTCGAAACTCGTAGTTACGGTGGACCTTGCCATAAGATATACTATTGCGCCCGATACAGCTGTAGCGATAATCACTAAAGAAGCGAATTTGACTATAAATTTAGCCTGAAATTTCTTGTTAACAAAATATTGTCTTCTTCTGTTCGGCATAATCACCTCTTTTGAAATTTTACCGGACCTCTATTTCATGCAGGGCCTTCTTGTCGATCTTGACAGAAGCCCTCATCCTCAACCCATCCACCCATTTCTCAAGAAGAATCTCTTTCTTTCTCCTTAGGATAATATCCTTTATTTCGCCTTCCATATTTTCGATTGACGGAAACTCGGCCTGCTTCTCGGCCGAAACTTCGCCCTTCATCTTATTGTACTCACTCAAGATCTCATTTTTATCTACATGTATCATCTCCGATATTTCCTGCAGTTTCTTCTTAAGCAACGCCTTAACGAGAGTCTGCTCCCAGTATCTTTCTATCTGCCTCATGAAGGATCTCTCTTTATCAAAATTTTCCTTCTGCGCCTCCTGAACCAGGACTTTACGCGTTATCAGTTCCTCCAGTATATCCTCTTTGGCGTTGACGGGATCTGTGGCGAGAAACTTATGCGCAATCGTTGTCTTAAGGCCGTCGTTGAAATCCGCTACCGTTAACTCATAGTTATTGACCCTGGCAATCACCTTGTCTTCAGGCGACATAGCCTCTTTACTCCTACCGCATCCGGCGATCAATAAAAACGACACCGATACAATCAATAGGATATTTTTAGAATACATCAACACCTGCCTTGTTTAGTATTTTGGATAATTTCGCCATCGGAAGTCCTACTACATTATAGAAGCATCCTTCTATACGGTCAATAAAAACACTGCCGAATCCCTGTATATCGAAACTACCGGCCTTATCAAGAGGCGATACCCTGTTAAAGTAATTCTTTATCTGCTTATCGCTTAAGTGGTACATATACACTTTCGTCTTATCAAAATCGGTATATATCTTTTTCCCGTCGATATCTATCACCGCTATGCCGGTATAAACCCATTGGGGTTTGCGTGAAAGCAGTCTAAGCGTCTCAAAGGCATCCTTCATATTTTTGGGCTTTCCGATTATCTTTTTGCCTACTAAAACTACCGTATCAGCCGATATAACTATGCCGGAATCGAATCTCTTAGCGACATCTTTCGCCTTAAGGAGAGCGTTTTCCACCACAAGTTCACCACAGGTCGTCTTTATAACCCTCTTCTCCCTGACATCCGATGTAGCTACGGTAAATTCGATACCTATATCTTTCAGTAGTTTACGACGGGCTTTGGACTTTGACGCTAATATTATCCTACGCATTGGCCGCGCTCTCCCCCGCAAGATACCCTGTAGAAAATGCCTGCTGTAGATTATATCCGCCGCTTGGCGCGCCGCCCTCGATTACCTCGCCCGCAAAATATAACCCCGGCACTATCTTGGATTCCATCGTCCTGGGGTTTATCTCTTTAGTAGAAACTCCGCCGCAGGTAACCATAGCCTCCTCTATAGGCAGGGTACCTGTTATAGTAAGCGGGAGAGCCTTTAATACCCTGGCAAGCGCTCGCCTCTCATCCTTGGATATCTGATGAACTTTTTTATTGGCATTGAGGCTGGCCATCTTTATTATAGTTGGCACAAGCCTCAAAGGAAGCATTCCTGAAAGCATATTCTTTACCTCTTTACCGCCATGCTCTTTGAATTCCCTTAAGAGCTTATCTTCCATCTCTTCCGTCTTTATCCCGGGCTTTAAATCAATAAATAGACCCATTTCTTTATGCTCATCCAACAGATGGGCTATTTCACCGCTTAAATCCAAAATGAGAGGCCCGGAAACGCCAAAATGGGTAAGAAGCAATTCCCCCACTTCCGAGCATATCTTCTTTTTTCCGGCGACAAATACTATGCTAATATTCTTTAGCGTGAGTCCTTGAAGCTCTTTTACCCATTCTTCTTTTACCTTTAGAGGAACGAGTCCCGGCCTTAGTGCTATTATTGTGTGGCCCAGTTTTTTCGCGAACTGAAAACCTTCGCCGGATGAGCCGGTGTCGCGATATGACGCTCCCCCCGTGGCGAGTATAACCTTTTTTGCGCTGTCTAAACTCTGGCCGTGAACAAGAGCAAAGCCTTCTTTGTCTTTCTTTATCTCTTCAATACGCGCTTTATATCTTATATCAACGTTGTTCTCTTTTAAACATTCCACCAGCACACTTGTTACAGAGCGCGCGCTGTCTGTTACAGGAAATACCCTGCCTTGCCTCTCTATCTTTAATTCAAGATGCCTGGACTTAAAAAATTCCATAAGATCTTCGTTTGAAAAACGCGATAATGCGGTCCTTAAGAACTGCCCCGTCTTGCCGAACTTTTCTATAAAGATATCCTGCTTACCGCTATTGGTAAGATTACACCTGCCTTTACCCGTAATAAGTAT harbors:
- the miaB gene encoding tRNA (N6-isopentenyl adenosine(37)-C2)-methylthiotransferase MiaB, with amino-acid sequence MNKNKVYIKTFGCQMNVRDSEFVLGILIKEGFRKASSMEDADVIIFNSCSVRGHAEERLFNNIWQLKKLKKKKPELVIGVMGCTAQSYKEKLLENIPLVDFVCGPGNEGDLPGIVKNILKHRCPIVAIDKVSEKRPELNPRYRDTKPKALVSIGEGCNNFCSYCIVPYVRGRERSREQKDIVKEIEGLAKRGFTEVMLLGQNVNSYSGFVKLLERLNKIKGIKLIRFMTSHPKDASEELFKAIGRLKKVDKRLHLPLQSGSDRVLKLMNRGYTQKKYMDVIKLFKKYVPKGSVTTDIIVGFPSETEKDFNDTLKVIKKCGFEGGFVFKYSPRPPAKSHLLKDDVSKEEKERRHEKALTALKKGVK
- a CDS encoding RNA-binding S4 domain-containing protein, which gives rise to MEFKLKTEFIELDNLLKLLELVINSAQAKQQIQAGAVKVNGLVESRIRRKLRSGDLVEFGANTITVVGQG
- a CDS encoding nitrous oxide-stimulated promoter family protein; the encoded protein is MVRQKKSFSKMDREKRTIEAMIGIYCSGRHKSGENLCQECAGLLGYARLRLDRCPFGEDKPACSKCAIHCYNPSMRAKVTAVMKYAGPRMISKHPILTLIHGLQKLNGI
- a CDS encoding ZIP family metal transporter — encoded protein: MNVWIYSIASVVLVGLISLIGVFTLSLKKEWLQKMTLFLVSFAVGGLLGDVFIHLLPEVFESLGIRLATSLYIMAGMLIFFVLEKFIRWRHCHVPTSQNHMHPVVALNLIGDGVHNLVDGMIIGASFSVSIPIGVATTLAVIMHEIPQEIGDFGVLIHGGLSIKKALWFNFVSALSAIVGVLISLLVGKYMKDYTLILMPMTAGGFLYIAGSDLIPELHQSCGIKISHALGQFVAIILGVSVMALLLFLE
- a CDS encoding HAMP domain-containing protein — translated: MPNRRRQYFVNKKFQAKFIVKFASLVIIATAVSGAIVYLMARSTVTTSFENSRLVIKSTADFILPSVLLSGAIVIVSLGLATIAVALITSHRIAGPLYRLEKDIKEISNGNLKIRFGLRKGDEMKSLANGLNVMVEALDHDIAGIKKISDDIESALNANNIELAKSKSKDLKKVAEKFKV
- a CDS encoding SurA N-terminal domain-containing protein, whose product is MYSKNILLIVSVSFLLIAGCGRSKEAMSPEDKVIARVNNYELTVADFNDGLKTTIAHKFLATDPVNAKEDILEELITRKVLVQEAQKENFDKERSFMRQIERYWEQTLVKALLKKKLQEISEMIHVDKNEILSEYNKMKGEVSAEKQAEFPSIENMEGEIKDIILRRKKEILLEKWVDGLRMRASVKIDKKALHEIEVR
- a CDS encoding nucleoside triphosphate pyrophosphatase; this translates as MRRIILASKSKARRKLLKDIGIEFTVATSDVREKRVIKTTCGELVVENALLKAKDVAKRFDSGIVISADTVVLVGKKIIGKPKNMKDAFETLRLLSRKPQWVYTGIAVIDIDGKKIYTDFDKTKVYMYHLSDKQIKNYFNRVSPLDKAGSFDIQGFGSVFIDRIEGCFYNVVGLPMAKLSKILNKAGVDVF
- a CDS encoding NAD(P)/FAD-dependent oxidoreductase, producing the protein MAKYDIAVIGAGPAGMIAAIRAGQLNKRVVLLEKNDSVGRKILITGKGRCNLTNSGKQDIFIEKFGKTGQFLRTALSRFSNEDLMEFFKSRHLELKIERQGRVFPVTDSARSVTSVLVECLKENNVDIRYKARIEEIKKDKEGFALVHGQSLDSAKKVILATGGASYRDTGSSGEGFQFAKKLGHTIIALRPGLVPLKVKEEWVKELQGLTLKNISIVFVAGKKKICSEVGELLLTHFGVSGPLILDLSGEIAHLLDEHKEMGLFIDLKPGIKTEEMEDKLLREFKEHGGKEVKNMLSGMLPLRLVPTIIKMASLNANKKVHQISKDERRALARVLKALPLTITGTLPIEEAMVTCGGVSTKEINPRTMESKIVPGLYFAGEVIEGGAPSGGYNLQQAFSTGYLAGESAANA